Proteins from one Streptosporangium becharense genomic window:
- a CDS encoding LacI family DNA-binding transcriptional regulator, with protein MSGRTARRRVTMTEVARAAGVSVMTVSYAYGRPDRVSDETRAKVREAAERLGYPGPHPGARSLRRGRTGNLGVVLGEHLTYAFDDPQASRFLAGVAQVCADHGMALTLVPVTGGPADVDRVTEAAVDAFVVWTTADDDPVIDAIAATGLPATVHGGPRRDGLAFVAADDRAAARAAGGEVFAGARRPAVLSFPLDRARVSTVTFGAPAPRPGASDSAGAARDENATGSGGAIPKSARLSVLGAGVRGPVSGIDPETATFRVTRQRLRGFRDAWSEIGGDWPEVRVAVCSTNSAREAEELAAELLTGPHACDAVAAMSDELALGTLRAAARLGLAAPADFTLSGWDDTDAAAPAGLTTIAQSLRDQGARCARAALGHPAPGDRDTEVAWHLVRRDSTRRRR; from the coding sequence ATGAGTGGACGGACGGCCCGGCGCCGGGTGACCATGACCGAGGTCGCCCGCGCGGCCGGAGTATCCGTGATGACCGTCTCGTACGCCTACGGCAGGCCGGACCGTGTCTCCGACGAGACGCGGGCCAAGGTCCGCGAGGCCGCCGAACGCCTGGGCTACCCGGGACCGCACCCCGGCGCGCGGTCACTGCGCCGGGGCCGCACCGGCAACCTGGGCGTCGTCCTCGGGGAGCACCTGACGTACGCGTTCGACGACCCGCAGGCCAGCCGCTTCCTGGCCGGCGTGGCCCAGGTCTGTGCCGACCACGGCATGGCGCTGACGCTCGTTCCCGTCACCGGCGGCCCCGCCGACGTCGACCGGGTCACCGAGGCCGCCGTCGACGCCTTCGTCGTCTGGACGACCGCGGACGACGACCCCGTCATCGACGCCATCGCCGCCACCGGTCTCCCCGCGACCGTGCACGGCGGCCCACGCCGCGACGGCCTCGCCTTCGTGGCCGCCGACGACCGGGCCGCGGCCCGCGCCGCGGGGGGCGAGGTCTTCGCCGGCGCCCGGCGCCCGGCGGTACTGAGCTTCCCCCTCGACCGCGCGCGGGTCTCCACCGTGACCTTCGGCGCTCCTGCCCCCCGTCCCGGAGCCTCCGATTCCGCAGGAGCGGCGCGGGACGAGAACGCGACCGGGTCCGGAGGGGCGATCCCGAAAAGCGCCCGCCTCTCGGTTCTCGGGGCCGGGGTGCGGGGACCGGTGTCCGGGATCGACCCGGAGACCGCGACGTTCCGGGTCACCCGGCAGCGGCTGCGGGGCTTCCGCGACGCCTGGTCGGAGATCGGCGGTGACTGGCCGGAGGTCCGGGTGGCCGTCTGCTCGACCAACAGCGCCCGCGAGGCCGAGGAACTCGCGGCCGAACTGCTCACCGGCCCGCACGCCTGCGACGCCGTCGCCGCGATGAGCGACGAACTGGCCCTGGGCACGCTGCGCGCCGCCGCCCGCCTGGGCCTGGCCGCGCCGGCCGACTTCACCCTCAGCGGGTGGGACGACACCGACGCGGCCGCCCCCGCGGGGCTCACCACGATCGCCCAGTCACTGCGCGACCAGGGCGCCCGCTGTGCCCGCGCCGCCCTGGGCCACCCCGCTCCCGGAGACCGGGACACCGAGGTCGCCTGGCACCTGGTCAGGCGCGACTCCACCCGCCGGCGCCGTTAG
- a CDS encoding DUF418 domain-containing protein, translating to MKRIVIFGGYGTESAVPAFRGPVEDGERALAPDLARGFMLLLIALANTPWYLWGRELRASTIHPPGGSAADRIVQIVGIVAVDFRVYPMFAFLFGYGMVQMISRQRAGGHPETAALALLRRRNLWLLLFGFAHAALLWQGDILGAYGLTGLLLGRLFLRRGDRVLLTWAAIGTGVLVLTALLGVAGACLAATAESPPRVAGYLPLGTASVAESDPITAALERLTFWPVVVVGQGLVGLALPVSVVLGFWAARHRIMERPGEHLPLLRRVAVAGVAIGWLGGLPHAAAVMGVLDVPEESMFVFGMSQTVTGLPAGLGYVAVFGLVGHRLGRRRRPGRVAATTVSGMASGMASAMTAVGRRSLSAYLAQSVLCAPVLAAWGLGLGARLHSASMAGYAAGVWTITVVAAVLLERRRHRGPAETLLRRLTYRR from the coding sequence GTGAAAAGGATCGTCATCTTCGGCGGATACGGCACGGAGAGCGCCGTCCCCGCGTTCCGCGGTCCGGTCGAGGACGGCGAGCGGGCACTCGCACCCGACCTCGCCCGTGGTTTCATGCTTCTGCTCATCGCCCTGGCGAACACCCCCTGGTACCTGTGGGGACGGGAGCTCCGGGCCAGCACGATCCACCCGCCCGGAGGGTCGGCGGCGGATCGGATCGTCCAGATCGTGGGCATCGTCGCGGTGGACTTCCGCGTCTACCCGATGTTCGCGTTCCTGTTCGGCTACGGCATGGTGCAGATGATCTCCCGCCAGCGGGCCGGCGGGCATCCGGAGACGGCCGCGCTCGCGCTGTTGCGCCGCCGCAACCTGTGGCTGCTGCTGTTCGGGTTCGCGCACGCGGCCCTGTTGTGGCAGGGAGACATCCTCGGCGCCTACGGCCTGACCGGCCTCCTCCTCGGGCGGCTGTTCCTGCGCCGCGGTGACCGCGTGCTGCTCACCTGGGCCGCGATCGGCACCGGCGTCCTGGTGCTGACGGCCCTGCTCGGCGTCGCGGGCGCCTGCCTGGCCGCGACCGCGGAGTCTCCTCCGCGGGTCGCCGGCTACCTGCCGCTCGGGACGGCGAGCGTCGCGGAGAGCGATCCGATCACCGCGGCCCTGGAGCGCCTGACCTTCTGGCCGGTCGTCGTGGTCGGTCAGGGACTGGTCGGACTGGCGTTGCCCGTCTCCGTCGTCCTCGGCTTCTGGGCGGCCCGGCATCGGATCATGGAGCGACCGGGCGAGCATCTTCCGCTGCTGCGCCGTGTCGCCGTCGCCGGTGTCGCGATCGGCTGGCTGGGCGGACTGCCGCACGCGGCGGCCGTCATGGGAGTGCTCGACGTCCCCGAGGAGTCGATGTTCGTTTTCGGGATGTCCCAGACGGTGACCGGCCTGCCCGCCGGGCTGGGGTACGTGGCGGTGTTCGGACTGGTCGGGCACCGGCTCGGGCGGCGGCGACGGCCCGGCCGGGTGGCCGCGACGACGGTCTCAGGAATGGCCTCAGGAATGGCCTCGGCGATGACCGCGGTGGGCAGGCGGTCGCTGTCGGCGTACCTCGCCCAGTCGGTGCTCTGCGCTCCGGTGCTGGCCGCGTGGGGCCTCGGGCTCGGTGCCCGCCTGCACAGCGCCTCCATGGCCGGTTACGCCGCGGGCGTCTGGACGATCACCGTGGTCGCGGCCGTCCTCCTGGAGCGCCGCCGCCACCGGGGGCCCGCCGAGACGCTGCTGCGCCGGTTGACGTATCGGAGGTGA
- a CDS encoding NAD(P)/FAD-dependent oxidoreductase, which yields MTTEQTFVIAGAGLAGAKAAQTLREEGFAGRIVLVGAEAERPYERPPLSKGYLLGKDDRAKVYVHDEGWYAGNSVEFLGGRRVTGADRAAREVELDDGRRIGYTKLLLTPGASPRRLDVPGADLDGVYYLRTLGDAERLREALRGGGRVVVVGAGWIGLETAAAAREYGCAVTVVEPRAVPLQAALGPEMGAFFADVHRQRGVDMRLGRGVTGFLGTGRVRAVATDDGGEVTADVVIVGVGVIPDTELAERAGLAVDNGILVDASLRTDDPDVYAAGDAANAFHPLYGTRIRVEHWANALNGGPAAARSMLGREVVYDRPPYFFSDQYDVGMEFSGWFAPGGYDSVVVRGDLRARDFHAFWLSGGRVVAGMHVNRWDEGIAPVQELIRGGAPADPGRLADPAIPLADLAGG from the coding sequence GTGACCACCGAGCAGACGTTCGTCATCGCCGGAGCGGGCCTCGCCGGGGCGAAGGCCGCGCAGACGCTGCGGGAGGAGGGCTTCGCGGGCCGGATCGTGCTCGTCGGCGCGGAAGCCGAACGCCCCTACGAGCGGCCCCCGCTCTCCAAGGGCTACCTGCTCGGCAAGGACGACCGGGCCAAGGTCTACGTCCACGACGAGGGCTGGTACGCCGGGAACTCCGTCGAGTTCCTGGGCGGGCGCCGCGTGACGGGCGCCGACCGGGCCGCGCGCGAGGTGGAGCTCGACGACGGCCGCCGGATCGGATACACCAAGCTGCTCCTGACCCCCGGCGCGTCCCCGCGCCGTCTCGACGTGCCCGGCGCGGACCTGGACGGCGTGTACTACCTGCGCACGCTCGGTGACGCCGAGCGCCTGCGCGAGGCCCTGCGCGGCGGAGGCCGGGTGGTCGTCGTGGGCGCCGGCTGGATCGGGCTGGAGACGGCGGCGGCCGCCCGGGAGTACGGCTGCGCGGTGACCGTCGTCGAGCCGCGGGCGGTTCCGCTGCAGGCCGCGCTCGGTCCGGAGATGGGCGCCTTCTTCGCCGACGTCCACCGGCAGCGGGGCGTCGACATGCGGCTCGGACGCGGGGTGACCGGATTCCTCGGCACCGGGCGTGTCCGGGCGGTGGCCACCGACGACGGCGGCGAGGTGACGGCCGACGTGGTGATCGTCGGCGTCGGTGTGATCCCCGACACCGAACTGGCCGAGCGGGCGGGCCTGGCCGTGGACAACGGGATCCTCGTCGACGCGTCGCTGCGCACCGACGACCCCGACGTCTACGCCGCCGGTGACGCCGCCAACGCCTTCCACCCGCTGTACGGCACCCGCATCCGGGTCGAGCACTGGGCCAACGCGCTGAACGGCGGCCCTGCGGCGGCCAGGTCCATGCTCGGCCGGGAGGTCGTCTACGATCGGCCGCCCTATTTCTTCAGCGACCAGTACGACGTGGGCATGGAGTTCTCCGGATGGTTCGCGCCGGGCGGGTACGACTCCGTCGTCGTGCGCGGGGATCTGCGGGCACGTGACTTCCACGCCTTCTGGCTCTCCGGCGGCCGGGTCGTGGCGGGGATGCACGTCAACCGGTGGGACGAGGGCATCGCGCCGGTCCAGGAGCTGATCCGCGGCGGTGCCCCCGCCGACCCGGGAAGGCTCGCCGATCCCGCGATCCCGCTCGCCGACCTCGCCGGGGGCTGA
- a CDS encoding PEP/pyruvate-binding domain-containing protein, with protein MPTPIVLRLDEIGAEALPLAGGKAANLGVLTTAGFPVPPGVCVTTEAYRRVTARAGGLHAVLDALEVTPARDTRTLKELAGAARKIVLTAPVPDDIAEAVRRIARGPVAVRSSATAEDLPHASFAGQQDTYLNVIGADAVLEAVRRCWASLWTDRAVAYRAANGIGHRAVRLAVVVQEMVQAEIAGVMFTANPVTGRRREAVVDAAPGLGEGVVSGAVNPDHFVVDTATGRITERRPGDKRLAVRSLPGGGVEHVETAGGTTAAAGGTTEGTAGGATGSAAGSAAGSAAGDVCLTDARLRALAELGERVERHYGEPQDIEWALDADGTLWLTQARPITTLHPIPHRAESPEAPAPAGGGTRIYFCFSVAQGLYRPITPMGRSAFRLLSASVAELLGAPVADRHAGAPIVAEAGGRLFLDVTGIMRSRVGRAILPRLLDVMEARSAKVLRSLSGDPRFGLTRRSVRPALRRAAAVAGRFRLPQRAVRALISPASARRDAERTGAGLRERLAAPRDATALERLDHAERVLGGRVVPLLPAVAPGPAAGFAMLGLAAKALGDRARPGELPTVLRGLPHNVTTEMDLALWRLATRVRGDRGAAALLLGTPAAELAGRFHAGSLPEVVQRGLAGFLADYGVRAVAEIDLGLPRWSEDPTHLIGVLANYLRLEDPALAPDVLFARGAAEAASMIETLSARAGGLRGRFVRFALHRARALAGLRELPKFYLVTALGAVRAELRIVGAELAARGLLPAADDVFLLTFREVRAALTVPDPERLPAAPRELVARRRAELERELLRRRVPRVVLSDGTEPEAVAAETPPDGALTGTPASAGTVTGAARVVLDPVGAHLEPGEILVCPSTDPGWTPLFLTAGGLVMEMGGANSHGAVVAREYGIPAVVGVAGATEHVTTGQEITVDGTSGTVVTT; from the coding sequence ATGCCCACACCGATCGTCCTCAGACTCGACGAGATCGGGGCGGAGGCGCTGCCCCTCGCCGGCGGCAAGGCCGCCAACCTGGGGGTGCTCACCACGGCCGGATTCCCCGTCCCGCCCGGCGTGTGCGTCACCACCGAGGCATACCGCCGGGTCACCGCGCGGGCCGGCGGGCTCCACGCCGTGCTCGACGCGCTGGAGGTGACACCGGCCCGTGACACGCGGACGCTGAAGGAGCTGGCCGGTGCGGCCCGGAAGATCGTGCTCACCGCCCCCGTCCCGGACGACATCGCCGAGGCCGTACGCCGGATCGCGCGCGGCCCCGTCGCAGTCCGCTCCTCGGCGACCGCCGAGGACCTGCCGCACGCCAGCTTCGCCGGCCAGCAGGACACCTACCTGAACGTGATCGGCGCCGACGCCGTGCTGGAGGCGGTACGACGCTGCTGGGCCTCGCTCTGGACCGACCGGGCCGTCGCCTACCGGGCGGCGAACGGCATCGGCCACCGCGCGGTGCGCCTGGCGGTGGTCGTCCAGGAGATGGTCCAGGCGGAGATCGCGGGGGTGATGTTCACCGCGAACCCGGTCACCGGCCGGCGTCGCGAGGCCGTCGTCGACGCCGCCCCGGGTCTCGGTGAGGGGGTGGTCTCCGGGGCGGTCAACCCCGACCACTTCGTGGTCGACACCGCCACCGGCCGGATCACCGAACGCCGTCCGGGCGACAAGCGCCTGGCGGTGCGCTCCCTGCCGGGCGGCGGGGTCGAACACGTGGAGACCGCGGGAGGCACCACAGCAGCCGCGGGGGGCACCACCGAGGGCACGGCGGGAGGCGCGACGGGAAGCGCCGCGGGAAGCGCCGCGGGAAGCGCCGCTGGGGACGTCTGCCTCACCGACGCGCGGCTCAGAGCGCTCGCCGAGCTCGGCGAGCGGGTCGAGCGGCACTACGGGGAGCCCCAGGACATCGAATGGGCCCTCGACGCGGACGGGACCCTCTGGCTCACCCAGGCCCGTCCGATCACCACGCTCCATCCGATCCCCCACCGCGCCGAATCGCCCGAGGCTCCGGCGCCGGCCGGCGGCGGCACCCGGATCTACTTCTGCTTCAGCGTGGCCCAGGGGCTCTACCGGCCGATCACCCCCATGGGCCGGTCGGCGTTCCGGCTGCTGTCCGCGTCGGTGGCCGAACTGCTGGGAGCCCCGGTGGCCGACCGACACGCCGGGGCACCGATCGTCGCCGAGGCCGGCGGGCGGCTGTTCCTCGACGTGACGGGGATCATGCGCAGCCGGGTGGGACGCGCGATCCTCCCCCGCCTGCTCGACGTGATGGAGGCCAGGTCGGCGAAGGTGCTGCGGAGCCTGTCCGGCGACCCCCGGTTCGGCCTCACCCGGCGTTCGGTCCGTCCGGCGCTGCGCCGGGCCGCCGCCGTCGCGGGCCGCTTCCGGCTTCCGCAGCGCGCGGTACGGGCACTGATCAGCCCCGCGTCCGCGCGCCGGGACGCCGAGCGGACGGGCGCCGGCCTGCGGGAGCGGCTGGCCGCCCCGCGGGACGCCACTGCGCTGGAGCGCCTCGACCACGCCGAGCGGGTGCTGGGCGGCCGGGTCGTACCGCTGCTGCCGGCGGTCGCCCCGGGGCCGGCGGCGGGCTTCGCGATGCTGGGCCTGGCCGCGAAGGCGCTGGGTGACCGGGCCAGGCCCGGTGAGCTGCCGACGGTCCTGCGCGGGTTGCCGCACAACGTGACCACCGAGATGGATCTGGCGCTGTGGCGGCTGGCCACCCGCGTCCGCGGAGACCGCGGGGCCGCCGCGCTGCTGCTGGGCACCCCGGCCGCCGAACTGGCCGGGCGCTTCCACGCCGGGTCGCTGCCCGAGGTCGTCCAGCGGGGCCTGGCGGGGTTCCTCGCCGACTACGGGGTCAGGGCGGTGGCCGAGATCGACCTGGGGCTGCCGCGCTGGTCGGAGGACCCGACCCACCTCATCGGCGTGCTCGCCAACTACCTGCGTCTGGAGGACCCGGCTCTGGCGCCGGACGTCCTGTTCGCCAGGGGTGCCGCCGAGGCGGCATCGATGATCGAGACGCTGAGCGCGCGGGCGGGCGGGCTCCGCGGGCGGTTCGTCCGGTTCGCCCTGCACCGGGCCCGTGCGCTGGCCGGGCTGCGCGAACTGCCGAAGTTCTACCTGGTGACCGCTCTCGGCGCCGTACGGGCCGAGCTGCGGATCGTCGGCGCCGAACTGGCCGCCCGCGGTCTGCTGCCCGCGGCCGACGACGTCTTCCTCCTGACCTTCCGCGAGGTCAGGGCCGCCCTCACCGTCCCGGACCCGGAACGTCTGCCGGCCGCGCCGCGAGAGCTCGTGGCGCGGCGGCGCGCGGAGCTGGAACGCGAGCTGCTGCGCAGGCGTGTCCCCCGGGTGGTGCTGTCGGACGGCACCGAACCGGAGGCCGTCGCCGCGGAGACGCCGCCGGACGGCGCGCTGACCGGGACCCCGGCGTCGGCGGGCACCGTGACCGGCGCCGCCAGGGTCGTCCTCGACCCGGTCGGCGCACACCTGGAGCCCGGCGAGATCCTGGTCTGCCCCTCCACCGACCCCGGCTGGACTCCGCTGTTCCTCACCGCGGGCGGACTGGTGATGGAGATGGGCGGCGCCAACTCACACGGCGCCGTGGTGGCCCGGGAGTACGGCATCCCCGCCGTGGTGGGGGTCGCCGGGGCGACCGAGCACGTCACCACCGGCCAGGAGATCACCGTGGACGGCACCTCCGGCACCGTCGTCACCACCTGA
- a CDS encoding LacI family DNA-binding transcriptional regulator, which yields MSKVRRATMTDVAREVGVTAKTVSRVVNDDGPVAAETRERVLQAMRRLGFQPNLMARNMRVGARDSTVGLVIPDMGNPFFGTVAGGFESAVRARGLTLIVGSSEEAADRERSLISTFLARRVAALIVVPSAGGDHRHLREERDAGLPLVFLDRPAAGLRADCVVSANREGARAGVAHLIAGGHRRVAFVGDRPALHTRRERLQGYRDALDEAGIPFDRSLVETGHDHEAAAAAVTRLLGARDPATAVFAANNFAATGVVLGLARLGRPDVAVVGFDDLPLAEVLRPALTVVAQDPAAIGQAAAKLVLARLDGERSKAQTVVVPTRLIPRGSGELPPAGRPGGHRVATT from the coding sequence GACGACGGCCCGGTGGCGGCGGAGACCCGGGAGCGTGTTCTGCAGGCCATGCGCAGGCTGGGTTTCCAGCCCAACCTCATGGCCCGGAACATGCGGGTGGGTGCCCGCGACTCCACGGTCGGGCTGGTCATCCCGGACATGGGCAACCCGTTCTTCGGAACGGTCGCCGGCGGGTTCGAGAGTGCGGTGCGCGCCCGCGGGCTCACCCTGATCGTCGGTTCCTCCGAGGAGGCCGCCGACCGCGAGCGCTCCCTCATCTCGACCTTCCTGGCCCGCAGGGTCGCCGCGCTCATCGTGGTTCCCTCGGCCGGCGGTGACCACCGCCACCTGCGCGAGGAGCGCGACGCCGGGCTGCCGCTCGTCTTCCTCGACCGGCCGGCCGCCGGGCTGCGGGCCGACTGCGTCGTCAGCGCCAACCGGGAGGGGGCCCGCGCGGGAGTCGCCCACCTGATCGCCGGCGGCCACCGCCGGGTCGCCTTCGTCGGTGACCGGCCCGCGCTCCACACCCGCAGGGAGCGCCTGCAGGGCTACCGCGACGCCCTGGACGAGGCCGGGATCCCCTTCGACCGGTCCCTGGTGGAGACCGGTCACGACCACGAGGCCGCCGCGGCGGCCGTCACCCGGCTGCTCGGCGCGCGCGATCCGGCGACCGCGGTCTTCGCCGCCAACAACTTCGCCGCCACCGGTGTCGTCCTCGGCCTGGCCCGGCTGGGCCGTCCGGACGTCGCCGTGGTCGGTTTCGACGATCTGCCGCTCGCCGAGGTGCTGCGGCCCGCCCTGACCGTGGTGGCCCAGGATCCGGCCGCCATCGGCCAGGCGGCGGCCAAGCTCGTGCTGGCCCGCCTCGACGGGGAACGCTCCAAAGCCCAGACGGTCGTCGTCCCGACCCGCCTGATCCCTCGCGGCTCCGGGGAACTGCCCCCGGCCGGGCGGCCCGGCGGGCACCGCGTCGCCACGACGTGA